A single region of the Hippopotamus amphibius kiboko isolate mHipAmp2 chromosome 6, mHipAmp2.hap2, whole genome shotgun sequence genome encodes:
- the LTV1 gene encoding protein LTV1 homolog, translated as MPHRKKKPFIEKKKAVSFHLVHRSQRDPLAADETAPQRVLLPTQKIKDEERRAEQRKYGVFFDDDYDYLQHLKEPSGPSELIPTSTFDAPYRGDEKGEPLVTSTTAIKLPSSVFASEFEEDIGLLNKAAPVSGPRLEFDPDIVAALDDDFDFDNPDNLLEDDFIFQANKPTEDKEGMEIQKSEAEDDSEWEDVDDEKEGGSDDDKYDPADSSDEDMSAPGKPLGAVENHLFWEEETKSRFTEYSLTSSVMRRNEQLTLHDERFEKFYEQYDDDEVGALDNAELEGSIQVDSNRLEEVLNDYYREKAENCVKLNTLEPFEDQDLPVNELDGSEEEEVVTVVLEEAKEKWDCESICSTYSNLYNHPQLIEYHPERKQIRLSSKTGIPLNVLPKKGLTAKQVERMQMINDSDLPKVSTQPRSKNESKEDKRARKQAIKEERKERRVEKKANKLAFKLEKRRQEKELLNLKKNVEGLKL; from the exons ATG CCTCACAGGAAGAAAAAGCCCTTTATAGAGAAGAAGAAAGCTGTGTCTTTTCACCTGGTCCACCGGAGCCAACGAGATCCTTTAGCAGCAGATGAGACTGCACCCCAGAGGGTTCTGTTGCCTACACAGAAA ataaaagatgaagaaaggcGAGCAGAACAGAGGAAGTATGGAGTGTTCTTTGATGATGACTATGACTACCTGCAGCACCTGAAGGAACCATCTGGGCCCTCAGAGCTTATTCCCACAAGTACCTTCGATGCACCTTACAGGGGAGATGAGAAAGGGGAACCTTTAGTAACTTCG aCCACTGCAATTAAATTGCCTTCCTCAGTGTTTGCATCAGAGTTTGAAGAAGATATTGGACTGTTAAATAAAGCAGCTCCAGTTTCAG GACCTCGGCTGGAGTTTGATCCTGACATTGTCGCGGCTCTTGAtgatgattttgattttgataatCCAGATAATCTACTTGAAGATGATTTTATATTTCAGGCCAATAAGCCAACAGAAGACAAAGAGGGAATGGAGATACA GAAATCTGAGGCTGAAGATGACAGTGAGTGGGAAGATGTGGATGATGAGAAGGAAGGAGGTAGTGATGACGACAAATATGACCCTGCAGACTCATCAGATGAGGATATGTCTGCCCCTGGAAAACCTCTTGGGGCTGTAGAAAATCACTTGTTCTGGGAAGAGGAAACGAAAAGTCGCTTTACTGAGTATTCTTTGACATCCTCAGTCATGAGGAGAAATGAACAACTGACCCTACATGATGAGAGATTTGAGAAG TTTTATGAACAATATGATGATGATGAAGTTGGAGCTCTGGATAATGCTGAATTGGAAGGTTCCATTCAAGTAGACAGCAATCGCTTAGAAGAAGTTTTGAATGACTACTatagagagaaagcagagaa TTGTGTAAAACTGAATACTCTTGAACCCTTCGAGGATCAGGACCTGCCAGTGAATGAGCTCGATGGGTCTGAGGAGGAGGAAGTTGTTACTGTAGTTCTTGAAGAAGCCAAAGAGAAGTGGGATTGTGAATCTATTTGTA gtacATACTCGAATTTATATAACCATCCACAACTTATCGAGTATCATCCAGAG CGCAAACAAATCCGACTATCTTCTAAAACAGGAATACCTCTCAATGTCTTACCTAAGAAAGGACTCACAGCGAAGCAAGTTGAACGGATGCAGATGATTAATGACAGTGATCTGCCTAAGGTGTCAACCCAACCACGGtctaaaaatgaaagcaaggaaGATAAAAGAGCAAGAAAGCAAGCTATAAAAGAAGAGCGCAAG GAACGGAGAGTGGAGAAGAAAGCTAACAAATTAGCCTTCAAGCTggagaaaagaaggcaggaaaaagagcTGCTGAACTTGAAGAAGAATGTTGAGGGTCTAAAGCTATGA